One window of the Eucalyptus grandis isolate ANBG69807.140 chromosome 8, ASM1654582v1, whole genome shotgun sequence genome contains the following:
- the LOC120286864 gene encoding uncharacterized protein LOC120286864 — MCSDLQNIFKKDYVPINLHLSGQDDVIPEHVDSETPGPTTEVLPVLGISRSPDNATAFDTEIEHLRHDKDQTGGNFLDFVSLWIRGIDSFLGRDTFTPISGSLGSAPELPEGSTVGTGVLPTPDAATSTGPFRSDTETPLTFIEENQVEENTCLSDIPEMSAAEELSFVDADDTSLVGMM, encoded by the exons ATGTGCAGTGATCTTCAGAATATATTTAAGAAGGATTACGTACCAATAAATCTACATCTTTCTGGCCAAGATGATGTTATTCCAGAGCATGTGGATTCAGAGACTCCAGGTCCAACAACTGAAGTTTTGCCTGTTCTTGGGATTTCTCGTTCTCCTGATAATGCTACTGCTTTTGACACGGAAATCGAACATCTTCGGCATGACAAAGACCAGACTGGTGGCAACTTCCTGGATTTTGTTTCACTTTGGATAAGAGGCATTGACTCCTTTCTTGGAAGAGATACCTTTACCCCTATATCGGGCAGTTTAGGATCGGCACCAGAGCTTCCTGAGGGAAGTACTGTTGGAACTGGAGTCCTGCCAACACCTGATGCTGCCACATCCACTGGTCCTTTTAGGTCTGACACAGAAACACCACTGACATTTATAGAAGAAAATCAAGTCGAAGAGAACACTTGCCTTTCAGATATTCCGGAGATGAGTGCTGCAGAA GAACTTTCTTTTGTGGATGCAGATGATACTTCACTGGTGGGTATGATGTAA